One genomic segment of Intestinimonas butyriciproducens includes these proteins:
- a CDS encoding TrmH family RNA methyltransferase, with the protein MSSVEHITSRQNPLVGHIRRLNASRAYRRERGEFVCDGPKLLAEALRWGAEITAVVAEEGRSVPCPPGAREVSVPPELLKSLSTTETPQGVLFLCRAPDLSAPDKLTGTRYLVLDGVQDPGNVGTVWRTADAFGADGLILLPGCADPFSPKTVRATMGACFRLPVWEMERETLTARLTDAALPLYATALRADTEDVRRADLRRCAVVIGSEGKGVSEETLALCGQTLKIPMRARCESLNAAVAASVVLWEMARSGLSI; encoded by the coding sequence ATGAGCAGCGTGGAACATATCACCAGCCGCCAAAATCCTCTGGTGGGCCACATCCGCAGACTGAATGCCTCCCGCGCTTATCGCCGGGAGCGGGGGGAGTTTGTCTGTGACGGGCCCAAGCTGCTGGCGGAGGCCCTGCGGTGGGGGGCGGAGATCACCGCCGTGGTGGCGGAAGAGGGGCGGAGCGTCCCATGCCCGCCCGGAGCGCGGGAGGTGTCCGTTCCGCCGGAGCTGCTGAAGAGCCTGTCCACCACAGAGACACCCCAGGGGGTGCTGTTCCTGTGCAGGGCTCCGGATCTGAGCGCGCCGGACAAGCTTACCGGCACCCGCTATCTGGTGCTGGATGGGGTCCAGGACCCGGGCAACGTGGGTACGGTCTGGCGCACAGCCGACGCCTTCGGAGCGGACGGGCTCATCCTGCTGCCCGGCTGTGCGGACCCCTTTTCCCCCAAAACAGTCCGGGCTACCATGGGGGCCTGTTTCCGTCTTCCCGTCTGGGAAATGGAGCGCGAGACCCTGACCGCCCGCCTGACAGACGCGGCGCTCCCACTGTACGCCACTGCGCTGCGGGCGGATACTGAGGATGTGCGCCGGGCAGACCTGCGCCGGTGCGCCGTGGTCATCGGCAGTGAGGGCAAGGGGGTTTCGGAGGAAACGCTGGCCCTGTGCGGACAGACCCTGAAGATTCCCATGCGGGCGCGCTGCGAATCTCTGAACGCCGCAGTGGCGGCCTCAGTGGTGCTGTGGGAGATGGCGCGGAGCGGACTTTCCATCTGA
- the dprA gene encoding DNA-processing protein DprA, with product MASLKYWLWLTTRKGLRPEHAVRLLEHFGTPEGAYFADPGEYDLLSDLPLPVRTALQEKHLAEAEGILADCERLGLRILTLGDADYPDRLKNIYDPPAVLYVKGRLPAFDEEIAVAVVGSRRPSEYGKRMAGRLGLELAREGALVVSGIAQGLDTEAVRGALKGGGPVVSVLGCGIDVAYPRENRFLYEDVAAAGALLSEYPPGTPPEGWHFPVRNRIISGVSLGVVAVECGVRSGTMTTVRQALDQDRDVFAVPGNADAPMSEGPNRLIQQGARLVTCARDVLREYEDRFPGKVRRPVPLSGEEAAARLEPWAEEPEEKHTEDAEKAVDKSPERAYIDRSALTDDQIELLAALEEKKLLADDLIELTQIPARRVLSALTMLQVQGYVAERPGRRFEALVRLKTE from the coding sequence ATGGCGAGTCTGAAATATTGGCTGTGGCTGACCACGCGAAAGGGCCTGCGCCCCGAGCACGCCGTCCGGCTGCTGGAGCATTTCGGCACGCCGGAAGGGGCCTACTTTGCCGATCCCGGCGAGTATGACCTCCTGTCCGACCTCCCTCTTCCCGTGCGGACTGCGCTCCAGGAGAAACACTTGGCGGAGGCGGAGGGCATCCTGGCCGACTGCGAGCGCCTCGGCCTGCGCATCCTCACGCTGGGAGACGCCGATTATCCGGACCGGCTCAAGAATATCTACGATCCGCCCGCCGTCCTCTATGTGAAGGGCCGGCTGCCCGCCTTCGATGAGGAGATCGCCGTGGCCGTGGTGGGAAGCCGCCGGCCCTCGGAGTATGGGAAGCGGATGGCGGGGCGGCTGGGGCTGGAGCTGGCCCGGGAGGGGGCCTTGGTGGTCTCCGGTATTGCTCAGGGCTTGGACACCGAGGCGGTGAGAGGGGCGCTCAAGGGCGGCGGCCCGGTGGTGTCGGTGCTGGGCTGCGGCATTGACGTGGCCTACCCGAGGGAGAACCGTTTCCTCTACGAGGATGTGGCCGCGGCAGGCGCCCTTTTGAGCGAGTACCCGCCCGGTACACCGCCGGAGGGCTGGCACTTTCCTGTGCGCAACCGCATCATCAGCGGCGTAAGTCTGGGTGTGGTGGCGGTGGAGTGCGGCGTGCGGAGCGGTACCATGACCACCGTCCGGCAGGCGTTGGACCAGGACCGGGATGTGTTTGCCGTGCCCGGAAATGCGGATGCCCCCATGAGTGAGGGGCCCAACCGCCTCATCCAGCAGGGGGCCCGGCTGGTCACCTGTGCTCGGGATGTCCTGCGAGAATATGAGGACCGCTTTCCCGGCAAAGTCCGCCGCCCCGTGCCGCTGAGCGGGGAGGAGGCCGCGGCCCGTCTGGAGCCCTGGGCAGAGGAGCCGGAGGAAAAGCATACCGAAGATGCGGAAAAAGCGGTTGACAAGTCCCCGGAGCGGGCATATATTGACAGAAGCGCCCTGACAGACGACCAGATCGAGCTTCTGGCCGCGCTGGAGGAGAAAAAGCTTTTGGCCGATGATCTCATCGAGCTCACGCAGATCCCGGCCCGACGGGTCCTCTCGGCCCTCACCATGCTTCAGGTCCAAGGCTATGTGGCGGAGCGGCCCGGCAGGCGCTTTGAGGCACTGGTCCGGCTCAAAACGGAATAA